The Oncorhynchus nerka isolate Pitt River linkage group LG13, Oner_Uvic_2.0, whole genome shotgun sequence sequence cgtgatcgggaatcccatagggtggcgcacaattggcccagcgacgtccgggttaggggaaggtttggccagGGGggatttacttggctcatcgcactctagcgactccttgcggcttgccgggtgcctgcaggctgacctcggtcgtcagttgaacggtgtttcctctgacacgttGGTACGTCTGGCTTCCGGTTAAGCGAGTGTGTGTTTAGAAGCACGGTTTGGCgcgtcatgtttcagaggacgcatgactcgaccttcgcctcctgagcccgttggggagtagcagcgatgagacaaaattgaaattggggagaaaaagggggtaaaatacagaacaaaacaaaaatgtcatTATAATATGTATGGGTAGTCAAAATAATAGTTCATATTTCTCACTACTTCtgtgttgttttgtcttgtcaGATTGTAATGCCAGATGACCACCGTAAGGCGTCAGCCATCTTGGAGGAGGGCCGTTGCCATGTCGACTACCGCTCAGAGCCCAACCTGGACCTGCCTGACTACCGCAACGCCCCTCTCCACCGCTCCTTCCAGTCCTCCCCACTGCAACTGGACTCCTACCCCATAAACTCCAGCTCCCTCAACCTGAAGCAGGCCCACCAGCGCAGGGACAAGGGCCAGCTGCCTGTCCTGCAGCCTGAGACAGTCACCTCCACCCCCTACAAGAGCGTCTTCTCCCCACTGTCCAACCGCAACAGCAGCCTCTCCTACGACAGCCTGCTCAACCCCAGCATTTCCCCAGCCACCGCAGCCGAGTGCATGGCCCACCCCGGCATGCCCTCTATGGGCTCGCACTCACCCTACCTGCCAACCAAAATGTGCCACGTGCGGGGGCCTGAACCTCAGATCCAGAAGCAGCAGGTCCCCCCCAGCTTCAGCCCGGTGTTGGGCTCCGGGGGGATGAGcagaggcaggggcaggcagTCCCCGCAGAACAGGGACCTGTCCCCAGTGTTGGGCTCCAGGGGGATGGGGATGAGCAGGGGCAGACAGTCCCCCCAGGACCGGGACCTGTCCCCGGTGCGCTACGACAACCTCTCCAAAACCATCATGGCCTCCATCCAGGAGCgtaaggagatggaggagagggagaagctgCAGCACCATGGGGGGTGCTCCCAGGCTCAGTCCTATGCCCAGGCTCAGGACTCAGGCATGTTCGACAGCTCTGGAGGGTATGGCCTGCCTCCCAGCGCCTGCTACCCGGATAGTCCCCGGGACCCCAGCTCCAGAGGTCCCACGCCTCCAGCCTACGGAGGCTCTAGGGACAACCTGATGGGGGTGGTGAGCTACGGGCCTCGGACCCCCGTGCTGCGCTCCTCTGGTGGCTCCTCTCTGGCACGTGCCCCCAGGACTTCCTACAGCTCCCTGCACACTGACAGCAGCATGCAGGGAGGCAGGGTCCCTGAGCCCCCATGCCGCTCCCCACCCCACCAGCCCCACCACTCCCCTGCCATGCCCCAATCCCCCTCCTACACCCACAAGAAACTCTCCTTCATCCACGCCTTGGAGAGAACAGACTCACCCCGCCTTGGTGGCCCAAGGTACGAATCCTAACATACCCCTAACGTCTCCTGGGGTACATGAAATGAGCTGAGGCGCTGGGGAGGGAACAGAACTCACTCCCCATAGGAAGCCCCGAAGCCCTGCTGGCTGACTGGTTAGAAACCAGCGGTGGATGAGtagtgaggatgagagagcttaGGCTAGGTGTTAACATGTAGCATGTGTATACATACAGTTTCCTTTGATATTATACCCTTTTATCCAATGAAGTACTGTGCATGGTGTTTGTCACTGGATTTTAATGTTTTGCTTTCATAGTAAGAAAAAAACTTTTGTATTTTTCTAAGTTGTCTGTCATAATGAATAAAGTTGCATTACCCCACTATCATTTCCTTCTGTTTGCATGCTTATCTCCCTCCTGTCACTCTCTTCCATCTGGGAATATCAACATCTACATCTCTTTGCATGTTTTTAGCACCTACAGAAACAACACACTGTGGTTTTACCCTTTATTTCATAAAATGTCATTCTGATTTTGGGGTAATGAATACACCACTCATGGTAATTTATGCTAGCACCAGCAGGTACACTGGCATGTGTTTCATTACTTCTCTAACTAGTGTCATGGTCATTTACATAGTGCATGCTCCAGGGACCAGCCACACAAGACCAACTACTAACACCACCAGAACATGCATGTGAGAACAATACACACATTTTCTGGTATGACAACTGAATTATCTTTCCATGTGATCTGTGTTTATACTGCATGTGCATGTATATCTAAAGCTAAGTTAGTTCTCACTTCAAATAACTATGCCCTCTTGTTTTTTGCCCCTCCCCATTCAGAGAGGCCATGATGCAAAGTAAAGTGAATGGGCAAACAGACTGCCATCTAGGACCCAACAGCTCCAGTGCCCAGGGCACCACTCTCAGCCCTAGCCGCCACAGTAATGTCAAAAAGGTGACTGGGGTGGGTGGCACAACCTATGAGATATCTGTGTGAAAGGGCTGGGGCCCGGGGCGCCAAACCTTGAGGGAAGAGGCAGCATTCTCATGGCATCCACATCCAATGACAACAACAATTGTGCTACACAGAGAGGGTTCTCTTCTTCCTTTGACCTTTTTTTATTCGATATTGTCCAATCAGGGGCGCATAGCATTTCCTACTTGGGAATTATTGGCGGACCTCTGCTCTTTCCGTGCCTAGCCCTTGGTCTCTGTGTCTGTACTGGAGGAGTGCGCCGTGATAAGTGTGTGTTTGATGGGAAAAGAACAACTTCAACCTAAAGAGGGCTGATGTTCTTACTgagtgttttgttgaattttgtGGCTTGTTATGTTAGTCATCAGTGGACAGTCTGAATGAGATCTTAAATTTGGCGTTTACAGCATCTCAGTTGCGGTCTAGGTGCTGTTCTGTATGATCACACTCCCTAACCACCCACCCAGGCCGCGAGAGGTTAATACACTGACACCCTTACACATACAGATGATGCCACATGTCTTTGTTCAGTCACATTCTCTGAAATAGCCATGGTATGGGGAGCCACCTCTAACCCAATAAGTCATGCATACAGCACCAATCCATTGGATTCAAGCATACAGCACCAATCCGTTAGATTCAAGCATACAGCATCACTCCATTGGATTCAAGCATACAGCACCAATCAATTAGATTCAAGCATACAGCATCACTCCATTGGATTCAAGCATTCAGCACCAATCCATTTGATTCAAGCGTACAGCATCACTCCATTGGATTCAAGCATTCAGCACCAATCCATTTGATTCAAGCGTACAGCATCACTCCATTGGATTCAAGCGTACAGCATCACTCCATTGGATTCAAAGCGTACAGCATCACTCCATTGGATTCAAGCATTCAGCATCACTCCATTGGGTTCAAGCATTCAGCGTCAATCCATTTGATTCAAGCGTACAGCATCACTCCATTGTCTTCAAGCGTACAGCATCACTCAATTTGATTCAAGCATACAGCATCAATCCATTGGATTCAAGCATACAGCATCAATCCATTGGATTCAAGCATACAGCGTCAATCCATTGGATTCAAGCTTATACACATACCTCTTATGAATTCAAGGTGCTTTCAAGGTGCTGACCGTGTCTGTCTTGTCCATCAACAACATGTTGGCCATTACTGAGCAGCACAGAGAAAATATCACATTGCACCAGTCAGTGTTAGATCAATGCAATCTTTAATACTGTTCCAATACCGTCACAAGATGGGCTGAATGGATATCAAACTGTTAAATGGCAATACAACAGTGCTGTGTGGCACTCAGAGACACAGGTCTTGAATTTCTCCAACTACATTTATCCTCTGAGTTTCGAGGTGGTGTTTTAGGGCTTACAGTACAGGAGCATATTCATCTCAACTCTAGCTGAGCTCCAGTATTTATTTCCCtttacaaactgggtggttcgagccctaaaTGCTGAAAGTCATGGTATATCACACCcaataccacaggtatgacaaaacatttatttttactgttctaattacgttgaaTAGCAAAAAGACACctcgggtttgtggtatatggccaatataccatgactaagggctgtatccaggcactccactttGCGTTGTGAGcatgaacagcccttagccatggtatattggccatataccacatcccctcgtgccttattgcttaactatACCATAAGCTACAGTTATCAGTAACATTGTCCAACATTCTATCTATTGATTTCCATGTCATGTTTGAGTGACCCCCGACACAGACCAGTGCTAAGAAGATACACAAAAGCTTTTGCCACTGAGTGTTACAGAGGTGGCTGTTATCTGTGATCTATGCTGAACACCCCAACAAAACGGTCCTCCCCATATTCAGGACAACTCCCACCAGCTAACCAGTCAGCCATGCACCGCCAAAACATCTAATAGGCAATGTATTACTTTTGTGACTTAGTATTTTTAGTATCATAGGTCTACCCATAATAAGTTATGTTAAAGCCATGTATAATTGTTTTGTTATGATTCATATCAAGAGTGGAAAAAGTCTTCAGCTGTGTTACTACATgaaaacatgtcacccattgcTATTTAGTAGTTTTTTTATTgatctttttatttttatttccaaCCTTTCGAAAATGTTTGATACATCTTGCTTTTTATACAGATACTCAAGCTTGGAATGGATGTTTGTATTTTGAGTGGATTTTGTTAAGTTATAACTTAAGTGAATTAATGAATAAGTACCATAGCCGATATAGGGAAGGAGGTATGCTAGTTTGTTGTATGCTacagtgtaaaaaaaatattgattAAACTGTGATGAAGCAATGTAAAGTTATACAAAGCGGATGTCATTTAAAAAAGTGCCAAAGTTGGCTACTAACCCTGATTCTGTTAAAGCTCTGGGTACTCCTGAAATCCATCCACTTTAAGCAGCTGTCTGGCACAGCAAACCAAATGAATTACAAGACATGAGGAAAGTCATGGATAAAACTATGGGACTGTTGTTTTtttgtggttcactaatgaaaaGAAGATATAGTTTGATAGGTACATCTATtttctttctttaaaaaacaCTGATTAAATGTAGCTTGAAAGTTTCCCTCTGTTTTGTATCTTTTCTTGTTTGTAAAAGGCTCTGAACATTTGAGGTGAGAAATGTCACCTGGTCATTTGCACATTCTTAGTGTTGAAGACAGAATTTACATGGATGTAAAGGACCCTATTTGTTTGCAACTACACACCGGATCCATTAAATGACCATTGTGGCCTTTCAAGAGGACAATGATGTTTACTGCACAAAGAAATTGGATATGACAGGTAACCAGGTTGCACTGTGGGACAACCACCTATGAAATTCCACCAATAATTCTAATCATGCTTATAGCTGAATGGTCCCACTTATGGATAGACACTGTTTTTAACTTATTGTACCTATTCATTGTGATACTCACTTTAACTGAAAGTACCATAATTGTAGATATCGTATAATAGATGTATATATTGGGAACATATACATTTATCAGAGTACACAGAAAGATGTGACCCTCACATTGGAGATAGTAGAGAAGAGAATACCCCAAGCCATGTATTGTTTTTTAGCCTGTTATTTGTGGCACATACCATTCCATTTCTCCATATTATCATATTATCAGTTCAATTGCAGACCATAAGCTTCAAATATGACAACACAAATTGATAACTGGTCCAACCCCATAGCAGACCCTAATTGTATTATATTAAACATGGCAAAGGGAGCTAGTTAGGTTAATATGCCATACTCTTTTCAGCTGAATGTACAGTATTGGGTCACTTGTCACATATTTAACTCAAATTCACCTGTGTTCCTTGCAGGTGACCGACCCAACATTGTTGATACATACTTGAATCTTCCCCTTCAAGCACAGATACACTTGACAAAAGTGATTGTTGTTATTCTTCCTTTAGATTACTGAcagttttgttttttatttttgctGTCTGATGGATATTCCACCaagggctcgattcaatccgtaACACTGAAGTTTGATTCGAGTCCCAAGTCACCTCACCTGAACAATATGAACTATTGCAGATTACTTGTTGCTGTATGTCTTGCTTATCATAATCAGATGTAGTATTTTGTAACATTTGTTATATGAATAGAAAAATAAATGTAGACAGTGTATTGGAAATACTGTTAATGTACATGCTTAATTATTTTGTTGAAAGGATATATGCCACTTGATGACAGAATTAGAATAAATAAATGTTTGTCAAGCCTATGCATTCACTAGATTGACGTTGAACATTTCCGTGACACAGATTGAAATGTTTCTATTTGTTCAATGAGATTTCAGATATATCTAGTGGAATGTATTAGAATGCATTTCACTTGTCACCACATCACAGTTACATCACTTAAATGGTTGGTGAATAAGTATCAATTACCGCAAAAAAagtaatcaatcaaatgtatttataaagccctttttacatcagccgatgtcaaagtgctgtacagaaacccagtctaaaaccccaaacatcaagcaatgcagatgtggaAGCACAAtagttaggaaaaactccctagaaaggcaggaacctagaggaaccaggctctgaggggtggccagtcctcttctggctgtgccaggtggagataacAGTTCATGGCCAACATGAAAGCGATAGTATATCTTACTGGATTGTGTATAAACATTTTAATCCAGACCATTTTGCAAGGCAGACAGCATTGGTTTTCCATACCAAATTGACTGATGCACATAGGAATTCCTCTctagggctggcacaattaccgTATAACAACGTAACCGACGGTAATGGATGAAGACCATTGTGAAAATAAAACTGTCATAGCTGTTTAAAAAATAGTGTGGAACGAACTATTTACTGAAGACGGGAGAGCCGGCCATTTGTGCGGTTCAGTCCGTTTCTGCTGTAATTGACTCTACAACGTGACAACTTTGTTGCTCTTTGCTCAAACAAGCAAGGTGTTGTAGCAAACAAGTCTATGATTGCCAAGGCAATGCCCTCTCCCTGCAGCagcagcacatgcagtcaggagTCAAGGATAGGAGAAAATGTCCAGATTTTTCTCAAATTCAACAAAATAATTCAGTGACCACGGTCATTTGGCTGAGCAATAACTTTCATCCAAAAATCCATGACCGTCACAGCCCTCCCTATTCCTCACTCCACATAAAATAGCAAAGACAGACAAAAAATGGTCTTTGAGAGCTTTTATTGGAAGGTGGAGGAAACATCTTAAAACCATTTGAGTGGAAATGAAAAGCAACATTCCATTCATGTACATGTATTTACAGATGCACTGGCACTTCGATGCAGGGTCAATGCAGTTAGTGGGGACAGGTTAGCACGGTGAGCACACCTAATACCGCATCAATACACTCTTCCACTATACCTTGTCTACATGCTTGTTTCACTTTGAGGGAATGTATTATGGCCTAAAAACAAACTTGAGCCACCGGGAAGGAGACCTGAGCCAGAACATAGATTGACGAGCCTACGCTTAATTCTGATAACCCGTTGTCTTTCATTTTGATTTGGTGTGATCAGTCAACAACAAAATGAAGCTGAATTATGCAAATGAGAATATGCAGTAGGACCTCTGAGCGAGCAGCAGACTAGTTCCCAGATTACACCTGATTTTACAAAGCTACGGCTGTGTCTCAATGGTCCAAAGTGTCTTCCTCCACTAAtttcctctccttcacctgggatgggcaactccagtcctcaggggccgGAGTTGTAACACCCCCCCCATCcgtagcaaacacagctgattaaatgAATTACATTCTAAACAGAAGATCATGATAAGTTGattgagtcaggtgtgttagctgggcaaaagtgtgacaccaattaGGCTCCCATGGGATGGAGTTGCCAATCTCTGAACTAAGTGGACAGGTGAAGGCAAATTCCTGCCTGGTAAGCAGCCACCACCTTGCCTGTATTAAGATCAGTAAAGACTAAGGAGAGGATACAGAGGAAGCCTCCATATTGAGATTCGTGCCAAAGACATTACTGCTCCTCACACGTCCTTTCTGCCCGTTTTCCATACTTGTGGCGCTAACAAGCAGTCCTGTTCCATATGAACTAACTTTGCTTCAGAATAACAAAAGACTTACCCAATGTGGGAATTACCAATATCACAAGCCTCATTTCACAGTATGGTAAATTGACACCGATACCTCTTTCATATACAAAGATCCCACAAACGTACCACAACTGCTTATTTTCACCTGCTTTTTGGTATATCTTTAAGGGGTAGGGTATAAAAACAAGGCAAAGTAAAAGCCACCTAAAGACCTAGTCATGATTACTGCATTTTCACAGTCCCTGTAACCCAgcatttcccaaactctgtcctcaAGACCCAAAGGGTATACATTTagttttttgccctaacactaaacagctgattcaaagcttgatgattagttgatttgaatcagctgtgtagcgcTAGTGCAAAAACGTGTACCCCTTGGGGTCCTGAGTTTTGGAAACCCTACTGTAACCAAAATACAGGTATCGGGTCTGTGTGAATGAGGGAGTAGGCGTGTTTCGCACCAAGTGAAAGCCGGCTCAAAGCAAAAGTGATGTAATTAAGCACGTGGTATAATGAGTAGGATTCTGTGTTCACATGCAAAAGTGATTACTTATCTTCCTTCCCAATGAAATCTAATTTCAAAACAAACATTTTATGGAAAAACATGTTTATGGACGATGcaccatgctgccttgttgacaacatgacTAAACAACACAGATTACTGTTATATTTGAGAAGGGCGCTCCTCATCACTGCTTTTGCCCATTCACGTTACGTGCCATAGACCAGTGCCCTCCAGCAAAGCATAATCGGATCCACCCCGTGATGCTGTTTTTTTGCATGTAAATTCATTAAACACGTTCATTGTTTAATACCTTCCTAATTTGTCAtgcaaacacccccccccccccctaatttGAAAGCGGTAAATAAAATGGGCTAATTTACCAAAACAGGTAATACTTCTGTCTGAAATGAGTGACAGATGAGCAGAACAGACAACTAGGTTTTCCATGATGGAAAAAGCAGAGGGCGGGTGGGGAGGGGCACATTTTAATGAATGGATCATTTTTTTGCAGCACCAAGGTCTTGTGATCTCGAGGTAAacaaatcattaaaaaaaaaactaaataaatCAATATGCAAGTGTCCAAATTCAGTTTCTTTAGAGTCTATTGTAGAAAATGACACGAAGATCAGTAAAGCAAGTTCTTGGTTTCATTTCTCTTCTGCTGCCActttctccttttcctcctccctcttttcctctgtcTTGGTCTTGTCTTTTACAGATAGTTCCTCCAGTTTCTCTGCCACTTTGTTTgcactgtcagtgttttctcctgCAGAGAACAGAAAGATATTAACTGTGATGTGTCATGGTGGGCCAATGACTAAGCAAACAGGTTGGACAAGATGAGGCTCCAAACTACATCAAGTGTTGATGGTAACGGTCTTCATCTAAGAGCTTGTTTTGGGGCATTGCGGATGTCCACCATTTGAATGACAGAGTATTCCATCTTGAGTGTTTCACAAATCTTTTTGTTCCACTGATACAGAAGGTTAATCTAAACTGGGTAGTGATTAACATGTGACCTTATGAACAATGGTGGTTCTTTGTAATTAACACTGCAGCGAGAACAATTCTAAGTGTGGCAGAACATACCAACACTAGCCTAATAGTGGGCCAAGCGAATGGTTGAATTATCcatgttaatttagcagacaaagTTCCAGGCTGGAGTGAGCGGCAGAGAACAGAGTACTGTCTGCATACTGGTTATGAAAAATAATGTGATAAAAAAAATAATTGTACACGAACCTGATCCGTCTTGAGATTTTCGGACTTCCTCCTTGCATTCATCGAACTTCACCTTAAATTTCTGAGCATCTGAATAGGACAGAAGAGTTATTTTAAACCCCATCCACACATTGACAGATCACACTTTTTGCATGGGAAGTCGACCGAATTGTAAAAAGCTAATGCAGTGACGGAAATAGACGTGTTGTCATACTCACTTTCTGCATTGAGGAAACGGATTGCCAGGAGTTCAGGTTTGGGATGCTCATCAGCAAAGTCGGCAAGTGTGTTCCATACCCATGCCCTGTCGCTGCCGGCGTTGGGCTTCAGCTCCATCACAGGGAAAACTGAAAGATGAAAAGGATTTAGGCCACTGACCCATAGAATCACATATCTATACAATGACTTGTTTTGCTTATACCGGACCATCTCATACTCAAAATAACAATTCAGTGGACAGGCAGCATCAATGCATGAGTTAATGGACAGGTTTATGTTCGACACAAGACAGCACTGCAGTGATAAATGCTACTGCCTTAGACAAGAAGCGCTCCGTGACTCACTGTTGTGATTGGCACAGATCTTTAAGGTCCGGTCTCGCCTCATCAATAGGCGGATGGTGCCCTTCTCTTTGTGTTTCAGGAGCTTGACGTCGCCTGTGCCGCGCTCCTTCCACTCTGGTGGGTCGTTCTCAGAGGCAAAGCGGTAGAGCTTCGCTCGCCTGAGGGGAGACAATATGGGTCAAATGCTGAGGCTTTGGAGGGAATCAGTAACAATACTTGGATGACAGAGGGCTGGATAGTTGCACTACACTTGAGACAAATCCTAACTTCTACTTAGGGTAACATTTCACTTAGTCTCTATTTGACAGTGCATGCCTAAGGAAAACATTTATGAATTTACCAATTTGATGTTAAGATTCAGCCATAAATGAATTACAAATTGTGTATAGCTCAATGAGTTTGTCTATTCAAAGCGAAATCTTTCAGCATCAGCTTACATTTTGAACagttcctcctcgtcctcctctagTGTCTTCACATCCTGCTCTGGAAGAGACACGATGGGCTCATAATGGGGATCGTGGTTTGATTCTTCTGCATTGTCTGTTGAAGTCTCCTGCTCTTCTGGTGTTTCCTATAAAAAATATTAATTTGAAAACATGTTAAGGACAGCATTTGGCATTCAAAATTATCAAATGAGAATAAAAACTCCTCAAAAGTTTCAGTGGGCTTCAGTGGTTCCACTTGGATTGTCATCTCACTTCAAGTTTGTGAAATGTACTTTACAAGTCAGTGTTTCAGACTGTAAAAACAGTAGGCTCCACCAGCTAACTGCAGAGGGATGTGAATAGAGGGGTTTGAGAGATCAGGCTTTGGAGGTCATCTTTTGTGTGCAATTTGCTGTGGCAACTAAACTTAGTGTCACTGGTGCTGAGCCAAGCACCTCTGCTGCTGGATGACTTTACAAAAGGTCTTGCGAATCCATATGATCTCACACTTACTACAGAACTTGTAATATGGCCTACCATTACATAATCAGAGATAATACTCAGACAAACACTCCTTACAAGAGGAAGAAAGGTGAAGCAGGTGGACAATGTTTTTGTTTCCTGGACAACAAACTTGAGCTAGTTCGTAACATAAGTAGTTACATGTGAGCTAGCCAAATTTGCAGTCAGCTATTAAAAAACTAACCTGACAATAATATCAGCATGCCACCTAGAAAGCTTAGCTTCTGCCATAGTATTTATTTAATAGCTGCCTGAACCAAATGTATGAAAGGGGCGCGTGTCGCTCCATGCTTTCGAGTGTAATGTAACGGCTAGCTTCAACTAAGCTAACAACATGGATCCATATAAGACTATGGGATGTTGCTAGCTACTGTATGTAGCTAAACATGGGAGCAAAACGGGCCCATTTTATACATTCTTGCCAAGCAGCTAATAAATAAATCCTACGGCAGTACTTCAGCTTGCTAACAGTAGATGGCTTGCTGACATTCTTGTCAAGCTAGTGTTTTGGTAGCTGACTGCACATTTGGCTACCTCTCATGTACAAACAGTAACGTTAGATACTTACAGTACGTTAACGTTAGTTACCTAAAGTTAGTTGTCCAGGTAACGTTATTAACAGAAAAGTTATGTTTGTGATTGTCCACCTGCTTCAATCAATCGTTGTCTTTTTTTGCGTTAATGAAGTTATCCTCTTTTATTATACAGCTGTCATAACTTAGATAGCATGTCAGTGTTGTCATCGTAGCTAGTTACTTAGCTAAATGGATAAACAAGTACTGATAAAGTTGACGCTAGTTTCTTTCGGCCTGgagttagccagccagctagcttgctaacgttagctaggccaCGGAGAAAGCACTAGACCAGCTAGCACAGCAGTAGGTTAGCTAGCTAGAGATGAAAACGGTTTGGATATTGTGTAAATGACACAGTGGGTAATTGTATTTACCTAGTTCTGTTAAATCAGTGTAAACTCGGGATGAATAAAGCAATATGCTATCTAGCTATTGTAGTCTGAGGAACTGGCTTCTGTTGCCAACTGGCTGGCTAACAGTAGCAATTACTGTACAGTAGGGGTAACATTAGACAACTCTTAACAATGCCAAATAGTGTCCAAGTGATATCGCAGACAAATACATATTAGGTTTAAATAATAATTTTGAAAGTAGTGGCGGCACGATGATATACTTGTTCGCTAGCTATATGGCTGGCTAGTTTGCCtttggctagctagttaacgctAGCTAGCTTTGGACCAGGTATAAAGAAGGGCGGCAAAAGTATTGAGTTGTACActtttgacacatacaacaaaagGCATAACTGATTGACCAT is a genomic window containing:
- the LOC115140222 gene encoding palmitoyltransferase ZDHHC8B-like isoform X1, with translation MPNSVGKRFKPTKYIPVSTAATFLVGSTTLFFVFTCPWLTNTISPAVPLYNGVVFLFVLANFSMATFMDPGVFPKADEDEDKDDDFRAPLYKNVEIKGIQVRMKWCATCHFYRPPRCSHCSVCDNCVEDFDHHCPWVNNCIGRRNYRYFFLFLLSLSIHMVGVFSFGLLFVLHHMEQLGTLHTTVTLVVMCIAGLFFIPVMGLTGFHMVLVARGRTTNEQVTGKFRGGVNPFTRGCCGNIKYVLCAPLAPRYNGVDPRKKPPVSIQPPFIRPNLSDRQISIKVSNNGVHTSILQSKSKISLDGLAVDDKGLDTQPPLPPKVERYNQLKSQLTSSQDSSLSGKTHPSTPAMYKYRPSFGTIPKVHYHAAGEKIVMPDDHRKASAILEEGRCHVDYRSEPNLDLPDYRNAPLHRSFQSSPLQLDSYPINSSSLNLKQAHQRRDKGQLPVLQPETVTSTPYKSVFSPLSNRNSSLSYDSLLNPSISPATAAECMAHPGMPSMGSHSPYLPTKMCHVRGPEPQIQKQQVPPSFSPVLGSGGMSRGRGRQSPQNRDLSPVLGSRGMGMSRGRQSPQDRDLSPVRYDNLSKTIMASIQERKEMEEREKLQHHGGCSQAQSYAQAQDSGMFDSSGGYGLPPSACYPDSPRDPSSRGPTPPAYGGSRDNLMGVVSYGPRTPVLRSSGGSSLARAPRTSYSSLHTDSSMQGGRVPEPPCRSPPHQPHHSPAMPQSPSYTHKKLSFIHALERTDSPRLGGPREAMMQSKVNGQTDCHLGPNSSSAQGTTLSPSRHSNVKKVTGVGGTTYEISV
- the LOC115140222 gene encoding palmitoyltransferase ZDHHC8B-like isoform X2; this translates as MPNSVGKRFKPTKYIPVSTAATFLVGSTTLFFVFTCPWLTNTISPAVPLYNGVVFLFVLANFSMATFMDPGVFPKADEDEDKDDDFRAPLYKNVEIKGIQVRMKWCATCHFYRPPRCSHCSVCDNCVEDFDHHCPWVNNCIGRRNYRYFFLFLLSLSIHMVGVFSFGLLFVLHHMEQLGTLHTTVTLVVMCIAGLFFIPVMGLTGFHMVLVARGRTTNEQVTGKFRGGVNPFTRGCCGNIKYVLCAPLAPRYNGVDPRKKPPVSIQPPFIRPNLSDRQISIKVSNNGVHTSILQSKSKISLDGLAVDDKGLDTQPPLPPKVERYNQLKSQLTSSQDSSLSGKTHPSTPAMYKYRPSFGTIPKVHYHAAGEKIVMPDDHRKASAILEEGRCHVDYRSEPNLDLPDYRNAPLHRSFQSSPLQLDSYPINSSSLNLKQAHQRRDKGQLPVLQPETVTSTPYKSVFSPLSNRNSSLSYDSLLNPSISPATAAECMAHPGMPSMGSHSPYLPTKMCHVRGPEPQIQKQQVPPSFSPVLGSGGMSRGRGRQSPQNRDLSPVLGSRGMGMSRGRQSPQDRDLSPVRYDNLSKTIMASIQERKEMEEREKLQHHGGCSQAQSYAQAQDSGMFDSSGGYGLPPSACYPDSPRDPSSRGPTPPAYGGSRDNLMGVVSYGPRTPVLRSSGGSSLARAPRTSYSSLHTDSSMQGGRVPEPPCRSPPHQPHHSPAMPQSPSYTHKKLSFIHALERTDSPRLGGPSACSRDQPHKTNY
- the LOC115140224 gene encoding ran-specific GTPase-activating protein-like isoform X2 codes for the protein MADPKETPEEQETSTDNAEESNHDPHYEPIVSLPEQDVKTLEEDEEELFKMRAKLYRFASENDPPEWKERGTGDVKLLKHKEKGTIRLLMRRDRTLKICANHNIFPVMELKPNAGSDRAWVWNTLADFADEHPKPELLAIRFLNAENAQKFKVKFDECKEEVRKSQDGSGENTDSANKVAEKLEELSVKDKTKTEEKREEEKEKVAAEEK
- the LOC115140224 gene encoding ran-specific GTPase-activating protein-like isoform X1: MADPKVRETPEEQETSTDNAEESNHDPHYEPIVSLPEQDVKTLEEDEEELFKMRAKLYRFASENDPPEWKERGTGDVKLLKHKEKGTIRLLMRRDRTLKICANHNIFPVMELKPNAGSDRAWVWNTLADFADEHPKPELLAIRFLNAENAQKFKVKFDECKEEVRKSQDGSGENTDSANKVAEKLEELSVKDKTKTEEKREEEKEKVAAEEK